The proteins below are encoded in one region of Podarcis raffonei isolate rPodRaf1 chromosome 8, rPodRaf1.pri, whole genome shotgun sequence:
- the XRCC1 gene encoding DNA repair protein XRCC1 isoform X2, producing MPEIAIRHVVSASSSDPTHCAENLLKADTYRKWKAAQAGEKHISAILQFEKEEHIHSIDIGNEGSAFVEVLAGSSASSSEQNYEVLLVTSSFMSPSESKSGTNLNRVRMFGPDKLVKATAERKWDRVKIICTQPYTKSLTYGLSFVRFHSPPENDEVHSKTASPKLTKLGQFKVKEDDNDSLKPGALFFSRASKPLVSPPKASQNNQPSPSYAAASLQTSVSSSPDPSPSAAEKPTTKASPKEPTPVKRKFEFSKENSGLSSAANKPQPDTARPAQPASKKLKASPSALPSPKTPPSKKLPQTQPSEGTANVSFQRLLQGTVFVLSGFQNPFRSELRDKALEMGAKYRPDWTPDSTHLICAFANTPKYSQVKGLGGTIVRKEWILDCYRTKRCLPCKRYLMVSPESSSSEKEEESDEDTPARHHKPLAHPQRADVPSSNHKPKTLASPKAVPRAPKRASSEEEEEPTTSRSSGIHNNSQAPAADSGASSSDEDPRGARDNGDEGSGDTDDELRRVEEEHRKKQQGGRRVVPEPDDDPYGGSTDENTDVEEKEEPDQPIPELPDLFVGKHFFLYGEFPSQERRLLNRYIVAFNGL from the exons ATGCCGGAGATCGCAATCCGACATGTGGTGTCTGCCAGCAGCTCCGACCCG ACGCACTGTGCTGAGAACCTGCTTAAGGCCGACACCTATCGCAAGTGGAAGGCTGCGCAGGCTGGGGAGAAGCACATCTCTGCCATACTACAG tttgaaaaagaggaGCATATTCACAGCATCGACATTGGCAATGAAGGCTCCGCATTTGTTGAAGTATTGGCTGgcagctctgcctcctccagtgagcAGAACTATGAG GTGCTGCTGGTCACATCCTCCTTCATGTCCCCCTCGGAGAGCAAGAGTGGCACCAACCTCAACAGGGTTCGTATGTTTGGACCAGATAAGCTTGTGAAGGCCACAGCTGAGAGAAAGTGGGACCGGGTGAAAATCATCTGTACCCAGCCCTATACCAAG TCCTTGACTTATGGCCTCTCCTTTGTGAGATTCCACTCTCCTCCAGAAAATGACGAGGTTCATTCCAAAACCGCTTCGCCA AAGCTCACCAAGCTGGGGCAGTTCAAGGTCAAGGAAGACGACAACGACTCCCTGAAACCCGGCGCGCTTTTCTTCAGCCGTGCCAGCAAACCCCTCGTCTCTCCACCTAAAG CCTCTCAGAACAACCAGCCCTCACCCAGTTATGCTGCTGCCTCGTTGCAAACCAGCGTGTCCAGTTCCCCCGATCCTTCGCCATCAGCCGCCGAAAAACCCACCACCAAAGCCTCTCCCAAG GAGCCCACGCCGGTCAAGAGGAAGTTTGAATTCAGCAAGGAAAATTCTGGTCTCTCATCTGCAGCCAATAAACCCCAGCCCGATACTGCCCGCCCTGCACAGCCAGCCTCCAAGAAACTCAAAG CTTCTCCTTCAGCACTACCTTCCCCAAAGACACCACCTTCCAAAAAGCTTCCACAAACTCAGCCTTCAGAGGGGACAGCAAACGTGTCTTTCCAGCGTCTCCTGCAGGGAACTGTGTTCGTGTTGAGTGGCTTCCAGAATCCATTCCGCTCTGAGCTGCGGGACAAAGCCCTAGAGATGGGTGCAAAGTACCGACCAGACTGGACCCCTGACAGCACTCACCTCAT CTGTGCCTTTGCCAACACGCCCAAGTACAGCCAAGTGAAAGGGCTCGGGGGCACGATTGTGCGGAAGGAGTGGATCCTGGACTGTTACCGCACAAAGCGGTGCCTTCCCTGCAAGCG CTACCTGATGGTAAGCCCAGAATCTTCCAgcagtgagaaggaggaggagagcgaCGAAGACACCCCTGCCCGACACCACAAACCCCTTGCACATCCGCAG AGAGCTGACGTGCCCAGCTCCAACCACAAGCCCAAGACCCTTGCCAGCCCCAAAGCTGTACCCAGGGCACCGAAGAGGGCATCctctgaagaagaggaggagcccACTACCTCTCGGAGCAGCGGCATCCATAACAACTCGCAGGCCCCAGCAGCCGACTCTGGAGCGTCCAGCAGTGACGAGGATCCCAGAG GTGCTCGAGACAATGGAGATGAGGGCTCTGGTGACACTGATGATGAGCTGAGGAG AGTGGAAGAGGAGCACCGCAAAAAGCAACAAGGGGGGCGGAGGGTGGTCCCGGAGCCAGACGACGATCCGTATGGTGGCTCCACAGATGAGAATACGGATGTCGAAGAAAAAGAGGAACCAGATCAGCCCATCCCAGAGCTACCAG ATTTATTCGTGGGCAAACACTTCTTCCTTTATGGCGAATTCCCTTCTCAAGAGCGACGCCTCTTGAACCGGTACATTGTGGCTTTTAACGG GCTCTGA
- the XRCC1 gene encoding DNA repair protein XRCC1 isoform X1 encodes MPEIAIRHVVSASSSDPTHCAENLLKADTYRKWKAAQAGEKHISAILQFEKEEHIHSIDIGNEGSAFVEVLAGSSASSSEQNYEVLLVTSSFMSPSESKSGTNLNRVRMFGPDKLVKATAERKWDRVKIICTQPYTKSLTYGLSFVRFHSPPENDEVHSKTASPKLTKLGQFKVKEDDNDSLKPGALFFSRASKPLVSPPKASQNNQPSPSYAAASLQTSVSSSPDPSPSAAEKPTTKASPKEPTPVKRKFEFSKENSGLSSAANKPQPDTARPAQPASKKLKASPSALPSPKTPPSKKLPQTQPSEGTANVSFQRLLQGTVFVLSGFQNPFRSELRDKALEMGAKYRPDWTPDSTHLICAFANTPKYSQVKGLGGTIVRKEWILDCYRTKRCLPCKRYLMVSPESSSSEKEEESDEDTPARHHKPLAHPQRADVPSSNHKPKTLASPKAVPRAPKRASSEEEEEPTTSRSSGIHNNSQAPAADSGASSSDEDPRGARDNGDEGSGDTDDELRRVEEEHRKKQQGGRRVVPEPDDDPYGGSTDENTDVEEKEEPDQPIPELPDLFVGKHFFLYGEFPSQERRLLNRYIVAFNGQVEDYMNERVNYVITAQEWDDTFEEALNENANLSFVRPRWIYNCNQRQKLIPHQPYVVVPRV; translated from the exons ATGCCGGAGATCGCAATCCGACATGTGGTGTCTGCCAGCAGCTCCGACCCG ACGCACTGTGCTGAGAACCTGCTTAAGGCCGACACCTATCGCAAGTGGAAGGCTGCGCAGGCTGGGGAGAAGCACATCTCTGCCATACTACAG tttgaaaaagaggaGCATATTCACAGCATCGACATTGGCAATGAAGGCTCCGCATTTGTTGAAGTATTGGCTGgcagctctgcctcctccagtgagcAGAACTATGAG GTGCTGCTGGTCACATCCTCCTTCATGTCCCCCTCGGAGAGCAAGAGTGGCACCAACCTCAACAGGGTTCGTATGTTTGGACCAGATAAGCTTGTGAAGGCCACAGCTGAGAGAAAGTGGGACCGGGTGAAAATCATCTGTACCCAGCCCTATACCAAG TCCTTGACTTATGGCCTCTCCTTTGTGAGATTCCACTCTCCTCCAGAAAATGACGAGGTTCATTCCAAAACCGCTTCGCCA AAGCTCACCAAGCTGGGGCAGTTCAAGGTCAAGGAAGACGACAACGACTCCCTGAAACCCGGCGCGCTTTTCTTCAGCCGTGCCAGCAAACCCCTCGTCTCTCCACCTAAAG CCTCTCAGAACAACCAGCCCTCACCCAGTTATGCTGCTGCCTCGTTGCAAACCAGCGTGTCCAGTTCCCCCGATCCTTCGCCATCAGCCGCCGAAAAACCCACCACCAAAGCCTCTCCCAAG GAGCCCACGCCGGTCAAGAGGAAGTTTGAATTCAGCAAGGAAAATTCTGGTCTCTCATCTGCAGCCAATAAACCCCAGCCCGATACTGCCCGCCCTGCACAGCCAGCCTCCAAGAAACTCAAAG CTTCTCCTTCAGCACTACCTTCCCCAAAGACACCACCTTCCAAAAAGCTTCCACAAACTCAGCCTTCAGAGGGGACAGCAAACGTGTCTTTCCAGCGTCTCCTGCAGGGAACTGTGTTCGTGTTGAGTGGCTTCCAGAATCCATTCCGCTCTGAGCTGCGGGACAAAGCCCTAGAGATGGGTGCAAAGTACCGACCAGACTGGACCCCTGACAGCACTCACCTCAT CTGTGCCTTTGCCAACACGCCCAAGTACAGCCAAGTGAAAGGGCTCGGGGGCACGATTGTGCGGAAGGAGTGGATCCTGGACTGTTACCGCACAAAGCGGTGCCTTCCCTGCAAGCG CTACCTGATGGTAAGCCCAGAATCTTCCAgcagtgagaaggaggaggagagcgaCGAAGACACCCCTGCCCGACACCACAAACCCCTTGCACATCCGCAG AGAGCTGACGTGCCCAGCTCCAACCACAAGCCCAAGACCCTTGCCAGCCCCAAAGCTGTACCCAGGGCACCGAAGAGGGCATCctctgaagaagaggaggagcccACTACCTCTCGGAGCAGCGGCATCCATAACAACTCGCAGGCCCCAGCAGCCGACTCTGGAGCGTCCAGCAGTGACGAGGATCCCAGAG GTGCTCGAGACAATGGAGATGAGGGCTCTGGTGACACTGATGATGAGCTGAGGAG AGTGGAAGAGGAGCACCGCAAAAAGCAACAAGGGGGGCGGAGGGTGGTCCCGGAGCCAGACGACGATCCGTATGGTGGCTCCACAGATGAGAATACGGATGTCGAAGAAAAAGAGGAACCAGATCAGCCCATCCCAGAGCTACCAG ATTTATTCGTGGGCAAACACTTCTTCCTTTATGGCGAATTCCCTTCTCAAGAGCGACGCCTCTTGAACCGGTACATTGTGGCTTTTAACGG GCAAGTGGAGGACTATATGAATGAGCGAGTGAATTATGTGATCACAGCTCAAGAGTGGGACGACACATTTGAGGAG GCTCTGAACGAGAATGCCAACCTCTCCTTTGTGCGCCCCCGCTGGATCTACAACTGCAACCAGCGGCAGAAGCTGATCCCCCACCAGCCCTATGTTGTGGTACCACGAGTGTAG
- the ZNF575 gene encoding zinc finger protein 575 isoform X3 codes for MCGRGPNSLLASQLSPVPASTASSYILARPSLVLMLERGEQPCMSNSKIIVGTNPLSSSVADSQALKENAKSPSPAALSSPPATESPKPARPRRPRPPAVLPSERPYQCKDCGKRFVYRSKLATHQWTHCAERPYKCPDCPKSFSYPSKLAAHRRTHTGERPYPCTLCPKRFGHRSKLAAHQWIHTPERPYKCADCPKSFCYPSKLAAHRRTHTGQRPYPCNRCGKSFCYPSKLAAHQQIHAAAAAGRPYPCMRCSKSFRQLRNLTLHQRVHEDGEVGDDLSQSKGHSNGERP; via the exons atgtgtggacgTGGTCCCAATTCATTGCTGGCCTCCCAACTGTCTCCAGTgccagccagcacggccagta GTTACATTCTCGCCCGACCAAGCCTTGTCCTGATGCTGGAAAGGGGGGAGCAGCCTTGCATGAGCAACAGCAAGATCATCGTGGGCACCAACCCTCTGAGCAGCAGTGTTGCGG aCTCGCAGGCCCTGAAAGAGAACGCCAAGTCGCCTTCACCCGCGGCTCTGTCTTCGCCGCCCGCCACGGAGTCACCCAAGCCTGCCCGGCcccgccgcccccgccccccggccGTGCTGCCCTCTGAGCGCCCCTACCAGTGCAAAGACTGCGGCAAGCGCTTCGTGTACCGCTCCAAGCTGGCCACGCACCAGTGGACCCATTGCGCCGAGCGCCCGTACAAATGCCCCGACTGCCCCAAGAGTTTCAGCTACCCGTCCAAGCTGGCGGCCCACCGCCGCACGCACACCGGCGAGCGGCCCTACCCCTGCACGCTCTGCCCCAAGCGCTTCGGACACCGCTCCAAGCTGGCGGCCCACCAGTGGATCCACACGCCCGAGCGCCCGTACAAATGCGCCGACTGCCCCAAGAGCTTCTGCTACCCTTCCAAGCTGGCTGCCCACCGCCGCACGCACACGGGGCAGCGGCCCTACCCCTGCAACCGCTGTGGGAAGAGCTTCTGCTACCCGTCCAAGCTGGCCGCCCACCAGCAGATCCACGCGGCCGCTGCGGCGGGGCGGCCCTACCCGTGCATGCGCTGCAGCAAGAGCTTCCGGCAGCTGCGCAACCTCACGCTCCACCAGCGGGTGCACGAGGACGGGGAAGTGGGGGATGACTTGTCCCAAAGCAAAGGCCACAGCAACGGAGAGAGGCCGTAG
- the ZNF575 gene encoding zinc finger protein 575 isoform X2, with the protein MTRRDRLMKGRPQRQPEAGGGSRAGYILARPSLVLMLERGEQPCMSNSKIIVGTNPLSSSVADSQALKENAKSPSPAALSSPPATESPKPARPRRPRPPAVLPSERPYQCKDCGKRFVYRSKLATHQWTHCAERPYKCPDCPKSFSYPSKLAAHRRTHTGERPYPCTLCPKRFGHRSKLAAHQWIHTPERPYKCADCPKSFCYPSKLAAHRRTHTGQRPYPCNRCGKSFCYPSKLAAHQQIHAAAAAGRPYPCMRCSKSFRQLRNLTLHQRVHEDGEVGDDLSQSKGHSNGERP; encoded by the exons ATGACCCGGCGCGATCGGCTCATGAAGGGGAGACCCCAGAGGCAGCCTGAGGCCGGGGGAGGCTCCCGGGCCG GTTACATTCTCGCCCGACCAAGCCTTGTCCTGATGCTGGAAAGGGGGGAGCAGCCTTGCATGAGCAACAGCAAGATCATCGTGGGCACCAACCCTCTGAGCAGCAGTGTTGCGG aCTCGCAGGCCCTGAAAGAGAACGCCAAGTCGCCTTCACCCGCGGCTCTGTCTTCGCCGCCCGCCACGGAGTCACCCAAGCCTGCCCGGCcccgccgcccccgccccccggccGTGCTGCCCTCTGAGCGCCCCTACCAGTGCAAAGACTGCGGCAAGCGCTTCGTGTACCGCTCCAAGCTGGCCACGCACCAGTGGACCCATTGCGCCGAGCGCCCGTACAAATGCCCCGACTGCCCCAAGAGTTTCAGCTACCCGTCCAAGCTGGCGGCCCACCGCCGCACGCACACCGGCGAGCGGCCCTACCCCTGCACGCTCTGCCCCAAGCGCTTCGGACACCGCTCCAAGCTGGCGGCCCACCAGTGGATCCACACGCCCGAGCGCCCGTACAAATGCGCCGACTGCCCCAAGAGCTTCTGCTACCCTTCCAAGCTGGCTGCCCACCGCCGCACGCACACGGGGCAGCGGCCCTACCCCTGCAACCGCTGTGGGAAGAGCTTCTGCTACCCGTCCAAGCTGGCCGCCCACCAGCAGATCCACGCGGCCGCTGCGGCGGGGCGGCCCTACCCGTGCATGCGCTGCAGCAAGAGCTTCCGGCAGCTGCGCAACCTCACGCTCCACCAGCGGGTGCACGAGGACGGGGAAGTGGGGGATGACTTGTCCCAAAGCAAAGGCCACAGCAACGGAGAGAGGCCGTAG
- the ZNF575 gene encoding zinc finger protein 575 isoform X4, whose translation MPNGGVPKKRGVPAAFGFEGYILARPSLVLMLERGEQPCMSNSKIIVGTNPLSSSVADSQALKENAKSPSPAALSSPPATESPKPARPRRPRPPAVLPSERPYQCKDCGKRFVYRSKLATHQWTHCAERPYKCPDCPKSFSYPSKLAAHRRTHTGERPYPCTLCPKRFGHRSKLAAHQWIHTPERPYKCADCPKSFCYPSKLAAHRRTHTGQRPYPCNRCGKSFCYPSKLAAHQQIHAAAAAGRPYPCMRCSKSFRQLRNLTLHQRVHEDGEVGDDLSQSKGHSNGERP comes from the exons ATGCCCAACGGTGGGGTGCCAAAAAAACGGGGAGTCCCCGCTGCATTCGGATTTGAAG GTTACATTCTCGCCCGACCAAGCCTTGTCCTGATGCTGGAAAGGGGGGAGCAGCCTTGCATGAGCAACAGCAAGATCATCGTGGGCACCAACCCTCTGAGCAGCAGTGTTGCGG aCTCGCAGGCCCTGAAAGAGAACGCCAAGTCGCCTTCACCCGCGGCTCTGTCTTCGCCGCCCGCCACGGAGTCACCCAAGCCTGCCCGGCcccgccgcccccgccccccggccGTGCTGCCCTCTGAGCGCCCCTACCAGTGCAAAGACTGCGGCAAGCGCTTCGTGTACCGCTCCAAGCTGGCCACGCACCAGTGGACCCATTGCGCCGAGCGCCCGTACAAATGCCCCGACTGCCCCAAGAGTTTCAGCTACCCGTCCAAGCTGGCGGCCCACCGCCGCACGCACACCGGCGAGCGGCCCTACCCCTGCACGCTCTGCCCCAAGCGCTTCGGACACCGCTCCAAGCTGGCGGCCCACCAGTGGATCCACACGCCCGAGCGCCCGTACAAATGCGCCGACTGCCCCAAGAGCTTCTGCTACCCTTCCAAGCTGGCTGCCCACCGCCGCACGCACACGGGGCAGCGGCCCTACCCCTGCAACCGCTGTGGGAAGAGCTTCTGCTACCCGTCCAAGCTGGCCGCCCACCAGCAGATCCACGCGGCCGCTGCGGCGGGGCGGCCCTACCCGTGCATGCGCTGCAGCAAGAGCTTCCGGCAGCTGCGCAACCTCACGCTCCACCAGCGGGTGCACGAGGACGGGGAAGTGGGGGATGACTTGTCCCAAAGCAAAGGCCACAGCAACGGAGAGAGGCCGTAG
- the ZNF575 gene encoding zinc finger protein 575 isoform X5 — protein MCYILARPSLVLMLERGEQPCMSNSKIIVGTNPLSSSVADSQALKENAKSPSPAALSSPPATESPKPARPRRPRPPAVLPSERPYQCKDCGKRFVYRSKLATHQWTHCAERPYKCPDCPKSFSYPSKLAAHRRTHTGERPYPCTLCPKRFGHRSKLAAHQWIHTPERPYKCADCPKSFCYPSKLAAHRRTHTGQRPYPCNRCGKSFCYPSKLAAHQQIHAAAAAGRPYPCMRCSKSFRQLRNLTLHQRVHEDGEVGDDLSQSKGHSNGERP, from the exons ATGT GTTACATTCTCGCCCGACCAAGCCTTGTCCTGATGCTGGAAAGGGGGGAGCAGCCTTGCATGAGCAACAGCAAGATCATCGTGGGCACCAACCCTCTGAGCAGCAGTGTTGCGG aCTCGCAGGCCCTGAAAGAGAACGCCAAGTCGCCTTCACCCGCGGCTCTGTCTTCGCCGCCCGCCACGGAGTCACCCAAGCCTGCCCGGCcccgccgcccccgccccccggccGTGCTGCCCTCTGAGCGCCCCTACCAGTGCAAAGACTGCGGCAAGCGCTTCGTGTACCGCTCCAAGCTGGCCACGCACCAGTGGACCCATTGCGCCGAGCGCCCGTACAAATGCCCCGACTGCCCCAAGAGTTTCAGCTACCCGTCCAAGCTGGCGGCCCACCGCCGCACGCACACCGGCGAGCGGCCCTACCCCTGCACGCTCTGCCCCAAGCGCTTCGGACACCGCTCCAAGCTGGCGGCCCACCAGTGGATCCACACGCCCGAGCGCCCGTACAAATGCGCCGACTGCCCCAAGAGCTTCTGCTACCCTTCCAAGCTGGCTGCCCACCGCCGCACGCACACGGGGCAGCGGCCCTACCCCTGCAACCGCTGTGGGAAGAGCTTCTGCTACCCGTCCAAGCTGGCCGCCCACCAGCAGATCCACGCGGCCGCTGCGGCGGGGCGGCCCTACCCGTGCATGCGCTGCAGCAAGAGCTTCCGGCAGCTGCGCAACCTCACGCTCCACCAGCGGGTGCACGAGGACGGGGAAGTGGGGGATGACTTGTCCCAAAGCAAAGGCCACAGCAACGGAGAGAGGCCGTAG
- the ZNF575 gene encoding zinc finger protein 575 isoform X1 translates to MKSSLDVVLPGRAHFASKACSVDSAAGYILARPSLVLMLERGEQPCMSNSKIIVGTNPLSSSVADSQALKENAKSPSPAALSSPPATESPKPARPRRPRPPAVLPSERPYQCKDCGKRFVYRSKLATHQWTHCAERPYKCPDCPKSFSYPSKLAAHRRTHTGERPYPCTLCPKRFGHRSKLAAHQWIHTPERPYKCADCPKSFCYPSKLAAHRRTHTGQRPYPCNRCGKSFCYPSKLAAHQQIHAAAAAGRPYPCMRCSKSFRQLRNLTLHQRVHEDGEVGDDLSQSKGHSNGERP, encoded by the exons GTTACATTCTCGCCCGACCAAGCCTTGTCCTGATGCTGGAAAGGGGGGAGCAGCCTTGCATGAGCAACAGCAAGATCATCGTGGGCACCAACCCTCTGAGCAGCAGTGTTGCGG aCTCGCAGGCCCTGAAAGAGAACGCCAAGTCGCCTTCACCCGCGGCTCTGTCTTCGCCGCCCGCCACGGAGTCACCCAAGCCTGCCCGGCcccgccgcccccgccccccggccGTGCTGCCCTCTGAGCGCCCCTACCAGTGCAAAGACTGCGGCAAGCGCTTCGTGTACCGCTCCAAGCTGGCCACGCACCAGTGGACCCATTGCGCCGAGCGCCCGTACAAATGCCCCGACTGCCCCAAGAGTTTCAGCTACCCGTCCAAGCTGGCGGCCCACCGCCGCACGCACACCGGCGAGCGGCCCTACCCCTGCACGCTCTGCCCCAAGCGCTTCGGACACCGCTCCAAGCTGGCGGCCCACCAGTGGATCCACACGCCCGAGCGCCCGTACAAATGCGCCGACTGCCCCAAGAGCTTCTGCTACCCTTCCAAGCTGGCTGCCCACCGCCGCACGCACACGGGGCAGCGGCCCTACCCCTGCAACCGCTGTGGGAAGAGCTTCTGCTACCCGTCCAAGCTGGCCGCCCACCAGCAGATCCACGCGGCCGCTGCGGCGGGGCGGCCCTACCCGTGCATGCGCTGCAGCAAGAGCTTCCGGCAGCTGCGCAACCTCACGCTCCACCAGCGGGTGCACGAGGACGGGGAAGTGGGGGATGACTTGTCCCAAAGCAAAGGCCACAGCAACGGAGAGAGGCCGTAG